One Paenibacillus sp. FSL H7-0737 DNA segment encodes these proteins:
- a CDS encoding DUF2621 domain-containing protein, with product MSIQSGLGLLSATPSNWFMNSIAFWTFMLLGSMCIGGFFMFRKFLKVLPKADGKSKLDWQNYWVERSRSLWSDESKAFLDQLVQPVPSPFRDIAKHSIAAEIGKIAVESNAKEVTRDHCIKGYIVATPRRDNRFLVNFLEKNKIDYSAYQHLFK from the coding sequence ATGTCTATCCAATCAGGACTTGGTTTATTATCCGCAACACCGAGCAATTGGTTCATGAACTCTATCGCTTTCTGGACATTTATGCTGCTGGGTTCCATGTGTATCGGCGGTTTTTTTATGTTCCGGAAATTCCTAAAGGTGTTGCCGAAAGCTGATGGAAAATCAAAGCTGGACTGGCAAAATTACTGGGTAGAACGCAGTCGTTCACTCTGGAGTGATGAATCAAAAGCTTTCTTAGACCAGCTTGTTCAGCCTGTGCCTAGCCCTTTTCGCGATATCGCCAAACATTCCATTGCTGCCGAGATCGGTAAGATCGCTGTGGAAAGTAATGCAAAAGAGGTAACTCGTGATCACTGCATTAAAGGTTACATAGTCGCCACACCACGGCGTGACAATCGTTTCCTCGTCAATTTTCTTGAAAAGAATAAAATCGACTACTCTGCTTACCAGCATTTGTTCAAGTGA
- a CDS encoding A24 family peptidase has translation MAEWAFWGCLPFLAAAFITDIKSMRIPNWITVSGLLAGLLAQALMNGWDGLLKAGVGAAAGFAVLLIMHLIGAVGAGDVKLFAGIGAWTGMLFTLQVVMYSVLFGALIGWLIVLKRRETGRRTRRIFNTISGFILLKSSFLLINKDDELLRFPFMLAVVPGTICAYLYF, from the coding sequence ATGGCGGAGTGGGCCTTCTGGGGATGTCTGCCGTTTCTGGCAGCTGCATTTATTACGGATATAAAGTCGATGAGAATACCAAACTGGATCACTGTCTCAGGCTTGCTTGCTGGTCTGCTTGCTCAAGCGCTGATGAACGGCTGGGATGGTCTGCTTAAGGCTGGTGTGGGTGCCGCTGCAGGATTTGCAGTGCTTCTAATTATGCATTTGATAGGGGCGGTTGGTGCAGGGGATGTTAAGCTTTTTGCCGGGATTGGGGCGTGGACAGGAATGCTATTTACATTGCAGGTCGTGATGTACTCCGTACTGTTTGGGGCCTTGATAGGCTGGCTAATTGTCTTAAAGAGACGGGAGACAGGCAGGCGTACGCGCAGGATATTTAACACAATTTCCGGATTCATATTATTGAAGAGTTCATTCCTATTAATAAATAAAGATGATGAGCTGTTGAGATTTCCCTTTATGCTGGCTGTAGTCCCTGGTACCATTTGCGCTTATCTTTATTTTTAA
- a CDS encoding TadE/TadG family type IV pilus assembly protein: protein MGDGYRIRRKTQEEGSMVVEAAMVLPIFLLFVLFLISIVQMTLYSTALQSTASDTVKSISTHMYPAALAVQKWGATSEAGANPVKDGTDLSAGNQAESNWTIPRLSLTDWGSSYAMSLPKPLNEWVMSALEKGEGPLQKLQAETSESVLDLAIKPLLKPYLSSELLDYDRIHVSNIIVPELKKGTRPYFGLVVSYELPMKVPFLNQRIVLEASAVERLWIGDTGEGTNKGNDGTGQPEDFIKILEKPNPAVANKQGKVRAKIPPNASASLSVFYKSGGSTAKYLGWKQADADGYIEWEWKIGVNTTPGSWPFVIQLDDGRSIEVMFTVVK, encoded by the coding sequence ATGGGGGACGGGTACCGGATTAGGAGGAAGACGCAGGAAGAAGGCAGCATGGTAGTAGAAGCGGCGATGGTACTTCCGATCTTCCTACTGTTTGTTTTGTTCCTAATTTCTATCGTACAGATGACCTTGTATTCAACAGCCTTACAAAGCACAGCATCTGATACTGTGAAATCTATTTCAACGCATATGTACCCAGCAGCTTTGGCTGTGCAGAAATGGGGAGCAACAAGCGAAGCTGGCGCTAATCCAGTGAAGGATGGCACCGACCTATCCGCTGGCAATCAAGCCGAATCGAATTGGACGATTCCTCGCTTGTCACTTACAGATTGGGGCAGTAGTTATGCAATGTCATTACCTAAGCCGCTGAATGAGTGGGTCATGTCAGCTTTAGAGAAGGGCGAGGGACCTCTGCAGAAGCTACAGGCTGAGACCTCAGAAAGTGTACTGGATCTAGCGATAAAACCCCTATTAAAGCCGTATCTGTCATCAGAATTACTGGATTATGATCGAATTCATGTATCCAACATTATCGTGCCTGAGTTAAAGAAGGGTACCCGACCTTACTTTGGATTGGTGGTTAGCTATGAGCTGCCGATGAAGGTTCCCTTTCTAAACCAACGCATTGTACTTGAGGCAAGTGCTGTTGAACGTCTTTGGATCGGGGATACAGGAGAGGGTACAAATAAGGGCAATGACGGCACTGGTCAACCAGAGGATTTTATTAAGATTTTGGAGAAACCGAATCCAGCTGTAGCCAATAAGCAAGGCAAAGTTCGTGCTAAAATTCCGCCGAATGCTTCCGCTAGCTTATCCGTTTTTTATAAAAGCGGGGGAAGCACTGCTAAATATTTAGGCTGGAAACAAGCGGATGCGGACGGATATATCGAGTGGGAGTGGAAAATTGGTGTGAATACCACACCGGGCTCGTGGCCATTTGTAATTCAGCTCGATGACGGTAGATCTATTGAGGTGATGTTCACAGTAGTGAAATGA
- the purU gene encoding formyltetrahydrofolate deformylase codes for MELHVKRNNSSGVESYSNRARMLISCPDGPGIVAAVSHFLYQHGANIVQSDQYTMDPDGGMFFMRVEFDLPELGDRLEEIRSLFGGVAERFKMNWKIFNVRHKKRLAIFVSKEDHCLVELLWQWQAGDLEADIALVVSNHLDMKSYVESFGIPFHHIPVTADTKAEAEKRQLEVIGDDIDVIILARYMQIISPSFIEHYRHQIINIHHSFLPAFIGGNPYAQAYQRGVKIIGATAHYVTEELDGGPIIEQDVQRVSHGDDVIELKRIGRTIERVVLARAVKWHIEDRILVHQNKTVVFK; via the coding sequence ATGGAATTACACGTAAAAAGAAACAATTCGTCAGGTGTTGAGTCTTATTCCAACCGGGCGCGTATGCTCATTTCTTGTCCTGACGGACCGGGAATCGTGGCGGCTGTATCACACTTTCTGTATCAGCATGGCGCGAATATTGTGCAATCGGATCAGTACACAATGGATCCAGATGGCGGAATGTTCTTCATGAGAGTTGAGTTTGACCTTCCCGAATTAGGAGATCGTCTGGAAGAGATACGTTCTTTGTTCGGTGGGGTGGCTGAACGTTTCAAGATGAACTGGAAAATTTTCAATGTTCGTCATAAGAAAAGATTAGCCATATTTGTCTCTAAAGAAGACCATTGTCTTGTGGAGCTGCTCTGGCAGTGGCAAGCTGGTGATCTAGAAGCCGACATCGCTCTCGTCGTGAGCAACCATTTGGATATGAAATCGTATGTCGAGTCCTTCGGCATTCCTTTTCACCATATTCCAGTTACAGCTGATACTAAGGCTGAGGCGGAAAAACGTCAGCTTGAGGTCATCGGAGACGACATTGATGTTATAATTCTGGCTCGGTATATGCAGATTATCTCACCGTCGTTTATTGAGCACTATCGCCACCAAATTATTAATATTCATCACTCCTTCCTTCCGGCCTTTATTGGCGGTAATCCTTACGCTCAAGCGTACCAACGCGGGGTAAAGATTATCGGAGCAACTGCTCACTATGTTACAGAAGAGCTTGATGGTGGCCCGATTATTGAACAAGATGTGCAGCGGGTAAGTCACGGTGATGATGTCATCGAGCTGAAGCGGATTGGACGCACCATTGAACGGGTTGTTCTGGCTCGTGCAGTGAAGTGGCATATCGAAGACCGTATCCTCGTCCATCAAAATAAGACCGTAGTGTTTAAATAA
- a CDS encoding TIGR01777 family oxidoreductase, whose protein sequence is MKYVICGGTGFIGSELAKYWLLAGNEVAIVGRNLPKAAPYHPKLSYHTWDSLNNDQVPIENADALVNLAGASLSQRWSPSGKKAIMQSRLATVSAAAKLLDRLKHKPSVVIQASAVAIYGTSLQDTFSESSPAHVMDFPSEVVKTWEEATDEAYKNIRMIKLRTGVVLGNESGAFPKMKLPYLLGFGGNIGAGNQWVSWIHLTDIVRLIDFCIQNPTIAGPVNATAPHPVTNEEFGRTIGKVYKRPHWFPLPAILLKTAVGELSEILLKGQRVLPSAALEHGFIFTFPTLQTALEDLKSQK, encoded by the coding sequence ATGAAATATGTAATATGTGGCGGCACCGGTTTTATTGGCAGCGAACTAGCAAAATACTGGCTACTAGCAGGCAATGAAGTTGCAATCGTCGGTCGCAATCTACCTAAGGCTGCACCTTATCATCCTAAGCTGAGTTACCACACATGGGACAGCCTTAACAATGATCAAGTGCCTATAGAAAATGCGGATGCCTTGGTCAATCTTGCTGGTGCTTCTCTTAGCCAGCGTTGGAGTCCAAGTGGTAAAAAGGCAATCATGCAATCCCGTCTTGCAACCGTTTCCGCTGCTGCTAAGCTACTCGACCGTTTGAAACACAAACCTTCTGTAGTCATTCAGGCGTCCGCTGTAGCTATTTACGGAACCTCTTTGCAAGATACCTTTAGTGAATCATCACCAGCCCATGTCATGGACTTCCCTTCAGAAGTGGTTAAGACCTGGGAAGAGGCTACTGATGAAGCATACAAGAATATCCGTATGATCAAGTTGCGTACTGGGGTTGTGCTCGGCAATGAAAGCGGTGCTTTCCCAAAAATGAAGCTACCTTATTTACTGGGCTTTGGTGGTAATATCGGCGCGGGAAACCAGTGGGTATCCTGGATTCACCTGACGGATATCGTCCGTCTAATCGATTTTTGTATTCAGAATCCCACCATCGCCGGACCTGTTAATGCGACTGCACCACATCCGGTCACGAACGAAGAGTTCGGTAGAACGATCGGCAAAGTATACAAACGGCCGCATTGGTTCCCACTACCCGCCATTCTGTTAAAAACAGCAGTAGGTGAATTGTCTGAGATCTTGCTCAAAGGACAACGCGTTCTTCCATCGGCGGCATTAGAACATGGCTTTATCTTTACCTTCCCCACACTTCAAACCGCTTTAGAAGATTTGAAAAGCCAAAAATAG
- a CDS encoding deoxyribonuclease IV, translated as MLKIGSHVSCSDKGLLTAANEANEYGSSSFMIYTGAPQNTRRKPIDAMYPVEGKQAMKENGVEEIVVHAPYIINLASYKENTYQLAVDFLQEEIRRTHALEVKHIVLHPGAFTDKDAEYGIQRIADGLNEVLGGTNETEVHIALETMAGKGTEIGRSFEEIASIIDKVEHNERLSVCLDTCHIHDAGYDIVNDLDGVLNKFDEIIGLNRLGVIHINDSKNPCGAGKDRHTPIGSGWIGFDTINKIVHHEKLAGLPFILETPWVGKDAKKQRPMYEVEIALLRGNVAERFGPEFIEDVEKLREFFANKEIDSRQFVLNVWEMLKNDAKAKKADPREPLERLYDEVIAAELFPQLSEEAINHRLIAWLAGK; from the coding sequence ATGCTGAAAATAGGTTCACACGTGTCTTGCTCGGACAAGGGTCTTTTGACCGCAGCAAATGAAGCAAATGAGTATGGTTCCAGCTCATTTATGATATATACAGGAGCGCCACAGAACACGCGCCGCAAGCCGATTGATGCCATGTATCCGGTTGAAGGAAAGCAAGCAATGAAAGAAAACGGTGTGGAGGAGATTGTCGTCCACGCACCTTACATTATTAATCTCGCTTCCTATAAAGAGAACACGTATCAGTTGGCCGTTGATTTCTTACAAGAGGAAATCCGTCGTACGCATGCGCTTGAGGTCAAGCATATCGTATTACATCCGGGTGCCTTCACTGATAAGGATGCAGAATACGGTATTCAGCGGATTGCAGATGGACTTAATGAGGTTCTTGGGGGAACTAATGAAACTGAAGTTCATATCGCCCTAGAAACTATGGCTGGTAAAGGAACAGAGATCGGGCGCAGCTTCGAGGAGATTGCTTCTATTATTGATAAGGTTGAACATAACGAGCGTTTGTCCGTATGTCTTGATACTTGTCACATTCATGATGCTGGCTATGATATCGTTAATGATTTGGATGGCGTTCTAAACAAGTTTGATGAGATTATCGGCTTGAATCGTCTTGGGGTTATCCATATCAATGACAGCAAAAATCCATGTGGAGCAGGTAAAGACCGTCACACTCCAATTGGCTCGGGTTGGATCGGTTTTGATACGATTAACAAAATCGTCCATCATGAGAAATTGGCAGGTCTGCCATTCATTTTAGAGACGCCGTGGGTTGGTAAAGATGCAAAGAAACAGCGTCCGATGTATGAGGTGGAGATCGCTTTGCTCCGTGGAAACGTAGCGGAACGATTTGGACCGGAGTTTATAGAGGATGTTGAAAAACTACGTGAGTTTTTTGCTAATAAAGAGATCGATTCCCGTCAATTTGTGCTTAATGTCTGGGAGATGCTGAAGAACGATGCCAAAGCTAAAAAAGCTGATCCACGTGAACCGCTGGAGCGTCTATATGATGAAGTCATCGCTGCCGAGCTGTTCCCGCAATTGAGCGAGGAAGCCATTAATCATCGCTTGATTGCATGGTTAGCAGGCAAGTAA
- a CDS encoding DUF6382 domain-containing protein: MLYGLSRDFIQQDGIYMMLGEPEGMPVGKLNMVQARMLMNTDIPHHLRLLLREIDLKVTMEYAVLRKKMLSHLLKSEKLSMTSFFGLLLQIAQGMEDGRLYMLRADQYALHEDYIFIEGSLQSGKVYLTYIPVQGNEPVSRLGESLKSLIMVMMASITELTGSGVQRVLQYCGEEEFTPAGLKGLLSELLTEGDSSRGQFSNNAEMAYTSPKLTEVRPAEPEGRMQERVRELFVNEVPAPQKKMSERNEDKGLRTQQNSAPWLNSYSSPNFRVKEEERFLRSTDDNKLTNSQPSSSRTYIILGCLLGDALLWKFLYLNNPKPLWLAVCGIATIALATFSWMVWSERIRFGSDEEKEHTSEDSEDTNRSPNRRELEWDFGRYPVTPVRPAASIPKGDQHPSDPLSNIPSVRSESRKEEDSFVIPPGPIAPTALLSREETPEQGKRNEKLARNVPYLKRSDEEEAESETIALNRTSFIIGRSAEVAQYVERSEGASRVHAEISRSPGGYVLKDLDSRNGTLFQGEAMIPYKEYPLSEGTVFKIVKGSYTFHMG; this comes from the coding sequence TTGTTGTACGGATTATCCCGTGACTTTATACAGCAGGACGGTATATATATGATGCTTGGCGAACCAGAAGGAATGCCGGTAGGTAAGCTTAATATGGTTCAAGCTCGTATGCTGATGAACACTGACATTCCTCATCATTTAAGGTTGTTACTTAGGGAAATTGATTTAAAGGTTACGATGGAATATGCTGTTCTGCGTAAAAAAATGCTCAGTCATTTGCTCAAAAGTGAGAAGTTGAGCATGACCTCATTTTTTGGATTACTTCTACAAATTGCGCAAGGGATGGAAGATGGCAGGTTATATATGCTTCGGGCGGATCAGTATGCTTTGCATGAAGATTATATTTTTATTGAAGGATCATTGCAGAGTGGTAAGGTATATCTCACCTATATCCCTGTTCAGGGGAATGAGCCTGTTTCTAGGCTGGGAGAGTCTCTCAAATCGCTGATCATGGTGATGATGGCTTCTATCACAGAGCTTACTGGCAGTGGTGTTCAAAGAGTGCTGCAATACTGTGGGGAAGAAGAATTTACACCAGCGGGCTTAAAGGGTCTTCTCTCAGAGCTGTTGACAGAGGGCGACTCTAGTAGAGGACAATTCAGTAATAACGCAGAAATGGCATACACATCACCTAAGTTGACAGAAGTACGTCCGGCAGAGCCTGAAGGACGAATGCAAGAGAGAGTAAGGGAACTGTTTGTGAATGAGGTACCTGCTCCCCAGAAAAAAATGAGTGAGCGGAACGAGGATAAGGGTCTGCGTACGCAGCAGAATTCAGCTCCGTGGTTAAATAGCTATTCCAGTCCGAATTTTAGGGTGAAAGAAGAGGAAAGGTTTCTTCGGTCTACAGACGATAATAAGTTGACGAATTCACAACCCTCAAGCTCAAGAACCTATATTATTCTAGGTTGCTTATTGGGTGATGCATTATTATGGAAATTCCTATATTTGAATAACCCAAAACCGTTATGGCTAGCCGTTTGTGGGATCGCAACGATTGCCTTGGCTACTTTTAGCTGGATGGTATGGAGCGAAAGAATTAGGTTTGGAAGTGACGAAGAAAAGGAACATACGAGTGAGGATTCTGAAGATACAAACCGGAGTCCGAATCGAAGAGAACTGGAGTGGGATTTCGGTAGGTATCCTGTGACCCCTGTGCGTCCAGCAGCATCGATTCCAAAGGGAGATCAGCATCCATCCGACCCTTTATCTAACATTCCGTCTGTGCGATCTGAATCAAGGAAAGAGGAGGATAGTTTTGTAATACCACCAGGTCCAATAGCCCCAACCGCTTTATTATCACGGGAGGAAACACCTGAGCAAGGCAAACGAAATGAGAAGCTAGCTCGAAATGTTCCTTATCTCAAAAGAAGCGATGAGGAAGAGGCAGAGTCGGAAACCATAGCGTTAAACCGAACTAGCTTTATCATTGGCCGATCGGCAGAAGTAGCTCAGTATGTAGAAAGATCGGAAGGAGCTTCTAGAGTACATGCGGAGATATCTAGGAGCCCTGGCGGATACGTACTAAAGGATCTCGACTCCAGAAATGGAACGCTTTTTCAAGGCGAAGCCATGATCCCTTACAAAGAGTACCCGCTGTCAGAGGGGACCGTATTTAAGATTGTAAAAGGAAGTTACACATTCCACATGGGATGA